One window of the Magnolia sinica isolate HGM2019 chromosome 19, MsV1, whole genome shotgun sequence genome contains the following:
- the LOC131234878 gene encoding uncharacterized protein LOC131234878, with protein sequence MEMSSSSPQNPNPRKWRFTWETLTHIPTLRLFLFNPYLNPSTQCKNFSSSLDFEQSLLFVAWIEEIDGDGHGSIDFLLRVPVPRVLIDPASPVDSSANEDHIEVKLALLLPVDHPLVAAGFESILDLGEDEGFGRQRCISDRLLPLSLDSDLKSLSSGQGVQFYCRVCSTKLTRKPLRSFVEMPSVNWREVADNWFGACCCSFGGISEKLVLDYVNSYICAEGACLLDGTSVIICKDDLAECEFRDFSDGNSRHDSELNLVGKDDLTDTVIDSGSKGRGGVCCVNGHEGIADVSGTLSSSCHKEERSRSQNSSFFMPFSSPNHSEKVAQGTIHCFMENKTCCVNDANFLEYESKLTSGDGEKSCPSSPTNGLSTKDCYCVAEINSALNHADERYSHGVSILSTESTKLWANQKQLQIGAIGSGFMVRSANLSNDIKWVEFQCCQCSSLLGSYPSVKDGHTPIDGGVRLFKCCISTSLPVGGPGDIFRKHTLQRVFVNQLLESAADELSFRTVVRDLRTKSPMLQIVVLNSKAWSCTGYCLDTENGTGPGSKIDLHPVVKVVFSDCSNATEAESRKIAEWATKNHADEAYMMQCQIKELIESLKSAQEGLPRSCSFMQGLLLSSMDR encoded by the exons ATGGAaatgtcttcttcttctccacagaaccctaaccctagaaaatGGCGTTTCACTTGGGAAACCCTGACGCACATCCCAACCCTTCGTCTCTTCCTCTTCAATCCCTATCTCAACCCGTCAACCCAATGCAAGAACTTCAGTTCTTCTCTCGATTTCGAGCAATCGCTGCTCTTCGTCGCTTGGATCGAAGAAATCGACGGAGATGGTCACGGCTCCATTGATTTTCTACTCAGGGTCCCTGTTCCTAGGGTTCTGATCGATCCAGCTTCTCCCGTCGATTCCAGTGCGAACGAGGATCATATCGAGGTCAAGCTGGCCCTTCTTCTCCCGGTCGATCATCCGCTCGTTGCTGCGGGTTTCGAGTCAATATTGGATTTGGGTGAAGACGAGGGTTTTGGAAGGCAGAGGTGTATTTCCGATCGGTTGCTGCCGCTTTCTTTAGATTCTG ATTTAAAGAGTCTTTCTTCTGGACAAGGGGTGCAATTTTATTGCAGAGTTTGTTCAACAAAATTAACAAGGAAACCTCTCAG ATCTTTTGTAGAAATGCCATCAGTGAACTGGCGTGAGGTGGCTGATAATTGGTTTGGGGCATGCTGCTGCTCATTTGGAGGTATAAGTGAGAAATTGGTATTGGATTATGTTAATTCTTATATTTGTGCAGAGGGTGCATGTCTGCTAGATGGCACATCTGTTATTATTTGCAAGGATGACCTTGCAGAATGCGAATTTCGAGACTTCTCTGATGGAAACTCAAGACATGATTCCGAACTCAATCTTGTTGGCAAAGATGATTTAACTGATACTGTCATAGATTCTGGGAGTAAAGGAAGAGGAGGCGTATGTTGTGTGAATGGACACGAGGGAATTGCTGATGTTTCTGGTACATTGAGTAGTTCATGTCATAAAGAGGAAAGATCAAGATCGCagaattcttcatttttcatgCCCTTTTCAAGTCCTAATCACTCTGAAAAGGTGGCACAAGGAACAATTCACTGCTTCATGGAAAATAAGACATGTTGTGTGAATGATGCAAATTTCTTGGAGTATGAGTCAAAGCTTACTTCTGGTGACGGTGAGAAATCCTGTCCAAGCTCACCCACCAATGGACTCTCCACGAAGGACTGTTACTGTGTTGCTGAAATAAATTCTGCATTAAATCATGCTGATGAAAGATATTCTCATGGTGTTTCCATTTTGTCTACGGAAAGTACCAAGCTCTGGGCAAATCAGAAGCAGCTCCAAATCGGTGCTATTGGGAGTGGCTTTATGGTTAGAAGTGCCAATCTTTCAAATGATATAAAGTGGGTTGAATTTCAGTGCTGCCAGTGCTCGTCTCTCCTTGGATCATATCCCTCTGTTAAAGATGGTCACACCCCAATCGATGGTGGCGTTCGGTTGTTCAAGTGCTGCATTTCCACTAGCTTGCCTGTTGGTGGGCCGGGTGACATATTCAG GAAACATACATTGCAAAGGGTGTTTGTGAATCAGCTGCTGGAAAGTGCTGCTGATGAATTATCATTCCGAACAGTGGTTAGGGATCTGAGAACCAAGAGCCCGATGCTGCAAATTGTTGTTCTGAATTCAAAAGCCTGGTCCTGCACTGGCTATTGCTTGGATACCGAAAATGGAACCGGACCTGGTTCTAAGATAGATCTTCACCCTGTCGTGAAAGTGGTGTTTTCTGACTGTAGTAATGCCACAGAAGCTGAATCAAG GAAAATAgcggaatgggcaaccaagaatcatgctgatgaggcATACATGATGCAATGTCAAATAAAGGAATTGATCGAGTCCCTGAAATCAGCACAGGAAGGATTGCCTCGATCGTGTTCTTTTATGCAAGGATTACTGTTGTCATCCATGGATAGGTAA
- the LOC131234879 gene encoding pentatricopeptide repeat-containing protein At4g21065-like translates to MEITTMTHAMQLHAQIIKTGKNDENTPALSKLFTFSALSISGNLTYARSIYNSLHNPNSYFSNTMLRAYSRSPDPNQALLFFLALQQNQQQQDKFTYPFLLKSCSHLRAVHEGKQLHALVCKAGLQADCFIQNSLIHMYSSCGELDNATRVFDRMANRDVISWTSIINGYVDSDRSVEALHLFERMQDDGVAPNDATMVSILRACADSGAVSIGQRIHQIIERNKLDSRANVVTALIDMYAKCGCIENAQQLFDKIVAKDVFAWTAMIAALASHGQCKKAIDLFHQMQALNIPPDERTITGVLSACRNSGWVSEGYYFFNNMEKNFGIQPRIQHYGCMVDLLARTGRLDEAEAFIKRMPIEPDEVLWRMLIWACKIHGDTIRGEHLMNQQLLNMDSNDSGSYVLLGNVYASAGKWHEKARVRRLMTQRRKEKSPGCSMIEVNGIVHEFVAGDSGHPEAERIYRKLDDIAEKLWVEGYQPKLSEVLLDIKEDEKASQLWHHSEKLAVAFGLISTSPGTKILVVKNLRSCEDCHSTMKFISKIFQREIIIRDRIRFHHFKDGFCSCGDYW, encoded by the coding sequence atggaaatcacaaccatgacccatgccATGCAACTCCACGCCCAGATAATCAAAACGGGAAAAAATGACGAAAACACCCCTGCACTTAGCAAGCTCTTTACCTTCTCTGCCCTGTCCATTTCAGGAAACCTCACCTACGCTCGTTCCATCTACAATTCCCTGCACAACCCAAACTCCTATTTCTCCAACACCATGCTCAGAGCCTACTCAAGAAGCCCAGACCCGAACCAGGCCCTGCTCTTCTTCCTGGCATTGCAACAAAACCAGCAGCAACAAGACAAATTCACCTACCCTTTCCTCCTCAAATCCTGCAGCCATCTGCGTGCCGTCCATGAGGGCAAGCAGCTGCATGCGCTCGTCTGCAAGGCCGGCCTCCAAGCCGACTGCTTCATTCAGAATTCCCTCATCCATATGTACTCGAGCTGTGGGGAATTGGATAATGCAACGCGGGTGTTTGACAGAATGGCCAACAGAGATGTCATCTCATGGACTTCAATCATCAACGGCTATGTTGATAGTGACCGATCAGTTGAGGCACTGCATCTGTTTGAACGGATGCAAGATGATGGTGTTGCACCTAATGATGCAACCATGGTTTCCATTTTGAGAGCTTGTGCAGATTCAGGAGCAGTTAGCATCGGGCAGAGAATTCATCAGATCATTGAGCGGAACAAGCTCGATTCAAGGGCTAATGTTGTTACGGCTCTGATAGATATGTATGCCAAATGTGGGTGCATAGAAAATGCTCAACAGTTGTTTGATAAAATTGTTGCAAAAGATGTTTTTGCATGGACAGCAATGATTGCTGCCCTTGCCAGCCATGGGCAGTGTAAAAAGGCAATCGATTTGTTCCATCAAATGCAAGCGCTCAACATACCACCAGATGAGCGGACCATTACTGGGGTTTTATCTGCTTGTCGAAATTCTGGATGGGTCAGCGAGGGCTACTATTTTTTCAACAATATGGAGAAGAACTTTGGGATACAGCCCAGGATTCAACACTATGGTTGCATGGTGGATCTACTTGCACGAACAGGACGTCTAGATGAAGCAGAGGCGTTCATCAAAAGGATGCCAATTGAACCGGATGAAGTTCTATGGCGCATGCTGATCTGGGCATGCAAGATTCATGGAGACACCATTCGTGGTGAACATTTGATGAATCAGCAGCTTCTAAATATGGATTCTAATGATAGTGGGAGCTATGTTCTTCTCGGAAATGTTTATGCATCAGCAGGGAAATGGCATGAGAAGGCAAGAGTAAGGAGGTTGATGActcaaagaagaaaagagaaatcaCCAGGGTGTAGTATGATTGAGGTAAATGGAATTGTACATGAATTTGTAGCAGGGGATTCAGGTCATCCGGAAGCAGAGAGGATCTACAGAAAATTGGATGATATTGCAGAGAAATTGTGGGTAGAAGGTTACCAACCAAAATTATCAGAGGTCTTGCTTGACATTAAGGAGGATGAGAAAGCTTCCCAACTGTGGCACCACAGCGAGAAACTAGCTGTTGCATTTGGGTTAATCAGCACAAGCCCCGGGACCAAAATCTTGGTTGTAAAGAACTTGCGGTCTTGTGAGGACTGCCACTCCACAATGAAATTCATCTCTAAGATCTTTCAGCGGGAGATAATCATCAGGGATCGAATTCGATTCCACCACTTCAAAGATGGGTTCTGTTCTTGTGGAGATTACTGGTGA